CCGTGCATCTGGAATGTCGATCGTATAGGGCGAGACCATGATTACCTCGCGTCGCTCGGAGTTGACCGCCACGTCGGTTGGCGAGCGGTGCGTTCATCGGCTGGAACTCGAGTCTTTCGGCCGACGCAACGATAGAGATCGGGCACACCCCATGTCTATATTAGAATTGCGCTCAACACCTTTGCGTTCTTCGCACAAGCCACCCCCCAATGGACATCGCTGGCGAACTGGAAGTCTTTACCCTGGTGGCCGAGGCCGGCAGTTTCTCGGCGGCGGGGCGACGGCTGAAGCTGGCGCCGTCGTCCATCGCACGGGTCGTCGACCGGATCGAAGCGCGCCTCGGCGTCCGCCTGTTGCTGCGGACGACACGGGCCCTGAGGCTGACGCCGGAAGGCGCGACCTACCTGTCCTCCGCGCGGCGGATCCTGGCGGACCTGCGCGAAACCGAACAGTTGATCGCCGACCAGAGCTCGCCCAAGGGGCGCCTGCGCGTGAGCCTCTCGCTCACCTACGGCCGGATGTTCGTGGTGCCGCTTCTGCGCGACTTCATCCAGAGCCACCCCGGCATCCTGCTCGAGGTGATCTCCACCGATGCCGTCGTCGACATCGCCGCCGGCCAGGCGGACGTTGCGGTGCGGCTCGGCCCCCTCCCCGACAGCCTGCTCACGGCCCGCACGCTTGGCCAGACCCACAAGGTGATCGTGGCCGCGCCTGGGTATCTCGCGCTCCGCGGTACGCCAGTCGTTCCGGAGGATCTGCACGCGCACGACTGCATCGGCTTCAACTTCAAGCGCGCCGCCCCGACCTGGCCCTTCCGCAAGGACGGGCGCGACTACGCGTTGCCGATCAAGGGCAGCGTGGAAACCAACAATGGCGAAACCCAACGCCAGCTCGCCATCGAAGGCCTCGGGATCGCGCGGGTGTGTGCCGAGACGGCAGAGGACGCGATCCAGGCCGGCCAGTTGGTCGCGCTCCTGCAGGAGTTCAACCCTGGCGACGGCGAGGAGGTCCATGCGGTGTTCGTCGGCGGCACGCATACCCCGGCGCGGGTCCGCTGCTTCGTCGACTACCTCGTGCAGCGGCTGGGCAAAACGCGTTGATCCAAACGCGTGCCGAGAGCATGGCGGGCTCGGGCCGGACAAGCGTGAAACGAAGCGAGGCGCGGCGGCGCATCGCGAAACGAAGAACGCCGGCGGTCGCCGGCGTTCTTGCTTACTCCAGCGGTGGCGCCGACCTCAGTCCTGCCACTTGCCCAGTGCGGCCAGGCCGTTTTCCTTGGCGCGCTCGTAGACCACCTGCTGCGCCTTGGCGAAGTTGCCCTTCATGTCCTGCGACCACAGCTTCAGCGCGGCCTGCTGCATCGCGCGGCCGTAGGAGAAGCTCAGCGGCCACGGCAGGGTGCCGATCTGGTTCATCGCATTGAGATGCGCGGTGGACTGTTCGTCGGTCTGGCCGCCGGACAGGAACACGATGCCCGGCAGGATCGCCGGCACGGTGCTCTTCAGGCACATCACGGTGGACTCGGCCACTTCCTCGACGCTGGCCTGCTCGTCGCAATCCTTGCCGGCGATGACCATCGAGGCCTTCAGGATGGTGCCTTCCAGCACCACGTTCTGCTCGTACAGCGCGCCGAACAGCGAGCGCAGCGTGGCTTCGGTGACCTCGTAGCAGGTCTCGATGTCGTGGTTGCCGTCCATCAGCACTTCCGGCTCCACCATCGGCACCAGGCCCTGCTCCTGGCACAGCGCCGCGTAGCGCGCCAGCGCGTGCGCATTGGTCTCGATGCACACGCCCGACGGGATGTCCTCGCCGATGGTGATCACCGCGCGCCACTTGGCGAAGCGCGCGCCGAGCTTGTAGTACTCCTCCAGGCGCGCGCGCAGGCCGTCCAGGCCTTCGGTGATCAGCTCGCCGGGCATGCCGGCCAGCGGATGCGTGCCCTTGTCGACCTTGATCCCGGGAATGATGCCGTGCTCGGCCATGTACTTCGGGAACGGCACGCCGTCCTTGGTCTTCTGGCGGATGGTCTCGTCGTACAGGATCGCGCCGGAGATGTGCTCGCTCAGCTTCGGCGTGGTCAACAGCAGCTCGCGATACGCGCGGCGGTTCTCCTCGACATTCTCGATGCCGACGCTGGCGAAGCGCTTGGCGATGGTCGTGGTGGATTCGTCGATCGCGATGATGCCCTTGCCCGGGGCGACCATTGCCTGTGCGGTTTCGGCAAGCTGTTCGATGCTCATGGAATTCCTATGGCACGGGGGGAAACCCGAAGTATATCGCGGCAAACGCCGCCCATTCCTTCACGGAATGCCTGCAACCGTTTCCACCGGTAGACGCGCTGCGCGAGCGCACGTGCATTGCCATCGCGTGACAAGAATCGCCCTGCGGCTTGCGATGTTGCAGCGGCACCGTGGCGCAGGTCGCGATGCCGCTGGCGTTGCCAGGTCCGGCAAGGGCACGGCCGATTGCGAAGAGTTGTCGGCGCGAGCGGCGCGTTGCGGTTGCGGCGGCCCGCACGGCAGGCAAAAAAAAGACCGCGCGATGGGCATCGCGCGGTCCTGTGGGTCGCGGGCGACCCGGCTTTCGGCTACAGCTCGCCCAGGCCGCTGGCGCGGCCGTCAGGGCCGACCTCGAGCAGGCGCAGGGTGTTGGTCGCGCCGTGCGTTTCCATGTGCTCGCCGCTGGTGAACACCACGCGGTCGCCGGGGCCCATGCGCTCGGCCTCGACCAGCAGGCGGATCGCCGCGCGCGCGGCTTCGCGCGGGGTCAGGCCGCGGCTGTCGAAGTTGATCGGGAATACGCCGCGCATCATCGCCATGCCACGGCGCGCGCCGTCGTGGCGGGTGAACGCGTAGATCGGCATCTTCGAACGGAAGCGCGACAGGAAGCGCGGGGTGCCGCCGGATTCGGTCAGGGTGACCACGCCGCTCAGGCCGATGTGCTCGGACAGGAACATGGTCGCCATCGCGATCGCCTGGTCGGCGCGTTCGAGGTTGCGCTGCGCGGCCTCGAAGTCGGTGTCCATCTCGAACTGGCGCTCGGCGCCCAGGCAGATGCGTGCCATCGCCTGCACCGCCTTGACCGGATAGGCGCCGGCAGCGGTCTCGGCCGACAGCATCACCGCGTCGGTGCCGTCGATCACCGCGTTGGCCACGTCCAGCACCTCGGCGCGGGTCGGGATCGGGTTCTCGACCATCGACTGCAGCATCTGCGTGGCGGTGATCACCACCTTGTTCTGCGCCAGCGACTCGCGAATGATCTTCTTCTGCAGGCCCGGCAGCTCG
This sequence is a window from Xanthomonas sp. CFBP 8443. Protein-coding genes within it:
- a CDS encoding LysR family transcriptional regulator, giving the protein MDIAGELEVFTLVAEAGSFSAAGRRLKLAPSSIARVVDRIEARLGVRLLLRTTRALRLTPEGATYLSSARRILADLRETEQLIADQSSPKGRLRVSLSLTYGRMFVVPLLRDFIQSHPGILLEVISTDAVVDIAAGQADVAVRLGPLPDSLLTARTLGQTHKVIVAAPGYLALRGTPVVPEDLHAHDCIGFNFKRAAPTWPFRKDGRDYALPIKGSVETNNGETQRQLAIEGLGIARVCAETAEDAIQAGQLVALLQEFNPGDGEEVHAVFVGGTHTPARVRCFVDYLVQRLGKTR
- a CDS encoding class I fructose-bisphosphate aldolase gives rise to the protein MSIEQLAETAQAMVAPGKGIIAIDESTTTIAKRFASVGIENVEENRRAYRELLLTTPKLSEHISGAILYDETIRQKTKDGVPFPKYMAEHGIIPGIKVDKGTHPLAGMPGELITEGLDGLRARLEEYYKLGARFAKWRAVITIGEDIPSGVCIETNAHALARYAALCQEQGLVPMVEPEVLMDGNHDIETCYEVTEATLRSLFGALYEQNVVLEGTILKASMVIAGKDCDEQASVEEVAESTVMCLKSTVPAILPGIVFLSGGQTDEQSTAHLNAMNQIGTLPWPLSFSYGRAMQQAALKLWSQDMKGNFAKAQQVVYERAKENGLAALGKWQD